TTTACATACATCGTGGACCATCCGACTTTATccattcaaaaaacaattttttaatgttttccaGGGAATAAAAGACTCTAATATTGCTAAATTAGCTATTGAAAGAGTAAAACAAATAAAGAACGGTGTACAACTGATGACCAAGAAACCTCCCAAGATGGATATCCGTGACATGGATAACATTCTAATAACGGATAATTCGAataaaagaaagagaaaagaaGCTAAAACTGGGTAGGTGTGTGCGCAGGAATTTAGGAGCGTACTtatattttttgccatttgAATTATAAACCACaaatcgttgtatttttttcagccttgattcctcaaaaaaacaaaagttttgaaaaatatggatTCTTCGGTTCTTTCGAACACTTGAGATAGGCACTTCGTTATACCTACTTCGTGGATCAGATTGTTAAAACAGATACGTATACTAATAAAAAGAACCTAGtcgaaataatttatttttttctgatcgaATCAAATTAATGATACAAATATTTGCAGTTGGTTAATCTTGTGATGACATCTAATAgtatattatgcaactagggtatagacactggacctgcgtataagacaaccaactggcagccatcttggcaaaaaaacctgagtaacgccaatttatcccgctgggtgatcttggcagcgctgtacttcaattttgcaggcaacagggaagagggagggttgtgtagtccggaaggaactcctggctgcgcgcgcagtcaggagtacctcgcggactacacaaccctccctcttccctgttgcctgcaaaattgaagtacagcgctgccaagatcacccagcgggataaattggcgttactcaaaatttccttaccgtttccgttcccctcggcctgcagttggttgtcttattccgcaggtccagtgtctataaactagggagataatgtgatcttCAACGAATtgtgaggtttatttcccgagcgaagcgagggaagtaactcaaaatggttgaaaatcacattatctccccagttccataaaatattttacgtttttaagggAGAGAATCGCTAATTTGTCCGCCGAGCGATTAGCGAGCGGGAGGTAATGTAGCAGATTATCTCCCTAGACAGGGCCGGATTTAACATTAGGCCGCCctaggcagaaaaaaatttgccgCCCCTTCCTCccccacaatttttttggcttgtgtgaaaatttatgcccacccataattcaatttttaatcaaaatatacAAAACGTAACTGATATATACAATATCAATATTTACGTATTGAATATCAGAAACATTgcatttgtttattatttttcataaagtgCTGGCAtccaaaaaatctattttaaatccgtatttttttagaaaaatgaaatacgcaAGTTTCCTtacactaaaaaaaacaaccttaAAGAAACGTGTTTcttgattttgagtttttgaccgcgtgaaaaaccaaatttttgggcatgaaaactcaaaattagaggtttgggtcattccacgtcaattgggccaagaagtggtaggggggttcggcgatttttttgaaatttttcctgtggaaagaccttccgaaaggatgaccaatggcgcgaatcgcagccctctagcccatttttaaaggcagccagggggtgtcaaagttttcaatgaacctaaaatatcattcatttcagcagtggattactcgataactgcgatacctaccaaaatgggatattttcccatagttaggggttttgaaaggctttttggtgatatcataaaaatcagtgttgccagattttttcgtaagaaaaattagctcaaaaagttccgaaacgtagttttcatatcgttccgactctcaaaaattctgaaaaaaatatattacggacaacttttcatgctgaacaacatattaaaaaattgggatggtaacatgttgcaaatatgattttaaaaaattcaaactttcaaagtttgcgaaaaaatgcgatttttatgaactcctcacaaaaaaatcaaaattcgaaaagatcaagaagtgaacgaatttttatttttttgttgtgagagtaattttcaacaactttttcatgaaatacgtcagaaagaggtcaaaataagacaactgaataaatttaaactttttttgttgtttcaaattgaaaattaaattttttcgaattttaattttttcgtgagGAGTTTGAgtatttcatcgagtaaaagggttttttcaactttttcaacagatacgtaaaaataggggtcaaatgggtcaacttcacctatcaaaactttttttcatgttttaaattcaaaaatcgcattttttcgcaaactttgaatttttttaaatcaactttgcaacatgttaccatcccaattttttaatatgttgttcagcatgaaaagatgtccataatatatttttttcagaatttttgagagtcggaacgatgtgaaaactacgtttcaaaactttttgagctaatttttcttacgaaaaaatatggcaacactgatttttatgatatcaccaaaaagcctttcaaaacccctaactatgggaaaacaTCCCagtttggtaggtatcgcggttatcgagtaatccactgctgaaatggggatgatgttttaggttcactgaaaattttgacaccccctggctgcctttaaaaatgggctagagggctgcgattcgcgccattggtcatcccttcagacggtctttccacaggaaaaatttcaaaaaaatcgccgaacccccctaccacttcttggttcaattgacgtggaatgacccaaatggAACTTTTTGAGGCGTGGGATAATTCTAAAGGAAGGaaagtaaaattactgctcgagcgaagcgagagcgaaaatatttttgaaaaaatgggttcaagaaacgaaaaaacgcccatttttgcatgttttattggATAAAAATCGAGATATCTGTACATTTCCGTAGGTACTTTTTGCCAAATccatgatttattttttttcaaaagcaaaaatctGCCGCCCCCTAAAATTTGCCGCCCTAGGCAGCTGCCTATACTGCCTATACGTAAATACGGCCCTGTCCCTAGAAACGTAAATTATTGAATgtgttacttttttaaaacgtCTCGTCTCAAAGATTCGGGCCTGTCATTTCAGGATTTTAAATTAGcagttttttgcatttattcGCCTAAATCCAAACTGAAAcgtcatagaaaaaaattaataattttcattcagcttagttttcatctttttttttttggtgaaccCTTATTTCGGCCACCGGAGAGTCTTGAAGTTCCaagaatttaatttcaaattttgaaatttacagtTTATTGGAAATAACACTCTTGACTAAATTCTTCcagaaaaaaagtcatacagCCTACctacaaaattggaaattatatttttttaaacttttgttcGCATCATTcttgtcgttcaattttttgttcagtcTCCGAAGTGCCTTCAAATTTCAgatgtttcatttcaaattttcgaatttaggGCTGGGCAAATTTTATATCACTTCAGAAAATAATTGGATGATGGGTAGATGACACGAACTGAAgatgagaatttgaattttttttaaaatggagtCGTTTAAAAATCTCAGGTGCAGGTAATTGTGCAGTTCTAATAATTACTTACTGTAgccattcaactttttttcattttgtaatagTGAGAGTGAGAAAGACTGCGTATAGGAAAGATATGGATAATTCCAAGATAAAGGAGATattcttataattttgacaTAGGCAAATTCTGAGAAATATTCGTTAGAGAGGAAATATTTCTCAGGTGCCTGCATAGCTCAAATTGGAGAGACTTAGTCGATCTACTACACTATTCATCAACAAATATCCTCAGTTAccttttttaatcaaaatgaaatgataacTCAAGGAGCGATTATGTAGGCTACATTAATTTTAATCAGAAATAGTTACATAAATTGAGATGTGTGTACCAAATAATTATATTTAACATAcctatgaagagtgatattccaaaactcgctttgtccattttcacaacttttcaggagagaagaaaaacagttttcctttaaacgggtaaattggctttttaggcgagtttagcactttatttgggtggatttatgatgtaggagtgtaggtatacatttcatccactaaatacagtggagtctcgataactcaaactccgttaactcgaaaactccgataactcgaagcaaagtctgtttcccttcaactctccataagactcaatgtaaaatcaacttctttacctcgaagtaaaaagtccaaaaactccgataactcgaagtaaaatttttgaaaaagacaagaaaaaacctctgtaTAAGTCGAACGTTGCCGATGTTTTGCCTCTATTACtcgaatttctagttgaaaattcttgtaaattcgaatttcattgatacaaaactctttcacattCACATATTGGTTATTTTCAATGGTACCTAACTTATTGTACAATCTCATTCCATACTTTACTCGTACATGGGTATAATACGtctttccatttcattctggtaaaaaaaacactcatctaattcaaaactttgctaactcgaaatataccaaaaattaacctctaagtataactcgaactccgataactcaaaaactccgataactcgaagtcaactccttctcccttcagcttcgagttatcaaGACTCCACtgtactgctgaaaaaaatttcaataaaaatggacaaagcgcgttttggaacattgttttttttttaatttttagtgaattggctatttaggtgagtttaacacctcattttggtaggttgatgatgtaggaatgtgagttaatacttcatctaccaggtaccactgaaaactcaactttgataaaaatggacaaagcgagttttggaatatcactcttcaactACCTATTCTGTATTGCCATGAGATTCGATGGCGGCAGCATATTCGGCCAAGATTATGCAGGTGTCTTAAAACGCTCATGAGTATAGCTCAGAAGATAGTTATAAAGCAGTGTGACACAATGAGAGATAAATTACAACAGCGTCTTTTAATTTACGTACCTAATTAGGTAAATTGCGGGTGCACGCAACCCTGAATAAAAGGTTTGACGATTACCTGAGgatagtgttgggcaaattggcaaatattctttttttgcttgcgcatgcgcaagaatatgcgtatattcttgcgcatattccgcagattctttttaaaaaattaaaacataataGCTTACTTTAGAGATAATAGGAAACTTTCcatgaaaaggtttcaaattattaaggaaaattggaaatttataaagaaaagtagtggtaaaacttgtaaattgtggaaaattgtagaaaaatctttaaattttttgaaaaaagtcatgatttttatttttttgagagaatattctccaagcatttgagaatattcgcgaatattcgcaaatattctcagattatgcgcattgagaatattctcaggccaacactaccTGAGGAGATGAAGTACATTTCTAAATTAACTGTTCATGTTGCCTGCCTCTCCTGTGCTGACCCCAAATATTAGTTGCTTCAGTAGGTATGATTAGTAATTTAGTAGCTCCATTTTTGTAGGGTTATCATCCCTGATTTCCAGATAAATCAAGGGATGagccaaaaaattaccacgATCTTATGAGGAAATTAACAAAGTATCGCGTTATATAAAATAGTACCATGTCCGTATGAGGGATTAATGAGGCGATATGTTATAAGTTCAGAATCACCATGTACGGATGGGTACATCAAATGTGTGGTTTCCAGAGAGCTGAGGTAGGGCTCCCTGGTCGAGCTTAAGAGGAAACTATTGCGAACTGTTCCGTCAGAAGACTGATTTTTTAGCGAGTACGAAGCTGGAGCTGGACCCCACCTTCGACAGAATTATCGCGTGATAGCCTTGAGCGCGCCCCTACAGTAGAATTCGCATAATCTTGCCTAAGGTCGGCAAGATCATCTACGTTGAGGAGAAATTACGTTATGAACACCTACAGGCGGTCAGGGCAATCCTGctcatcacaatttttcattttattctacTATCCATGGACCTGCAGAGGACAATTAACCACATAAcctctttggaaaatttttaaaaatctatggTCTAAGGAACCTTATGATGTTCTGATCAGAGAGAAATTccaaatgacaaaaaagtttttgaatcgaAATAAAGAATAAATTAAGAGAGCGTGGAAAAACACACccccaaccaaaatttcaggggctttacagcatttttcgatttttggtgaatttttgaaatatgagtaggtacttaACTACTTACCTAAGTAATAAACTTTGTACttaccaaaaacatgaaaaaatcaaaatttcaccgaacTAACTCAGAAACCGAAGTATAGGTGACTGATCtgttcttttttatatttttgagccaccaaatcgattggaaacggtttcgaattgTCTTGAGCAGTTTTGGGGTCCTccggaagatttttgaaaattgaaatttccacaaaattttactcaatgatgttggaaagctaaaatttactcatcTACATATATACCCttatttcaacatgctgagtcgataggaagtactcgtattttcaagcTGTTCTAAATCGACTGAATAATTTGACttcaaactgttctggagcATCTGGAAACGTTTTGGAGTATCCAGCAacgtttttggaaattccagctTTCGAAAAAACACCTTAAAATCCGTCAAAATTCAACTCCAGTTTGTATGAGCACGATTGGTACTTTATAGTGGATCACGTGgccaatttttgcagttttttgtaAACTCGTTTTTGGCAATTAATTTGACAAATTCGTTCCAACCATGttgtttgacgaaaaaatctgCAATTCAATTCGTGCTCTATTTTTGACATGGCGAGACGACTGGAGATGGTTTCAggacattttggagcctccacgCAGTTCTAAGTTCTCCTAAAAAATGTCTTACCATCGGTCGAAATGCGAGATTTAAATCCCCTTAGAGGTAAACGAGTTCAGAACATGTTAGTGGCTCTCTATAGATCAATTTAATAGTCATAAGGAATGAGTAGGTATGCCCAAAATGTCAGATcctaaagtacctacctatattttttgatgaatttttaaaaattcttggacAAAAACacaggaaaaaatcaaaattttgccaaattgacttAAAATACTGCAATTTTGAATATACTCTATTTTTAGCCCctaaaatcgattggaaacggtttcaaaccgttttgagcagttttgaagcaTCCAGCTATAGgtactttggaaatttcagattttcaaaaattgccataaacgccatttaaattaaattgagcACGTATAAACATAATTAGGGTTTGTTGATGACCCAATTGATTGATTGCGCACAATTTATCCAATAGATATCAATTTCTGCTAGTTTGGGAAGCGTTTCTCTAGCGATttcatcactgaaaaaaatgaaaaataatcgacTCTGACCAGGCAGAAACCGATTTTGGAGAATTGATGACTATTTTTGtcagcttcaaaaaaatttctaccatTTGGGATACCTGATCCTCTTGTAAGTAGCAAAGCATAGGAGAacttaaaaattgccaaaatttttagttGCTCGCTtacctttttcaaattcacattttctgaaaaatcaccaaGTATTAGGTTGAGTTCTGAATTCATCGGTTCATTGACCTTTGTCGAATGAATTTGGCCTGATGACTTGTTTCAGTGTCTTTCAAGACCTTTATGGGAAACCCAACACCTCCAGACTCCAGTCTTGACTTACAAAGCTAAAAAAGATATCACAGACCAcctgtttgaaaacttttttgaaaacattggtaaaataaAACTAGAAATAAAAGAATATGCAGGACACTTCTTTTACCATAAACATACGAAATACTTGACAAACAACAATTCAAGTTTTCACAACAATTTTACATTGATCAGTTATACTAATTTCACCACTGTTTCATAATCCAGCAAACGCTACAACATAAATCATCCAGATGATTTCTAAAACGTGCTTATAGATTCTCGTGTATGAGATCGAAAAGAAAACAGGTTGCAAAAAACGGTCAattttacaagtaggtactctCCATTCATACAAGCAATAAACTAGAtctatatgtacctactgattgtgaattttgaaactgaggtcaaaaaattctaatggtTTGTAGTTGTACTCCCACCTCATCCATAAATATAATTAGATGCGCACATGCAGATCGCGAACCATATCAAACCTATCTCTACGCAAACTTGTTTTCATTCGATCGTAATTCGCACAGAAGAAGGTTAACTGCCGAAAACGTGTCGAGTACGTGAATTTGTTTTGTGAATCGTGAATCGactaaagtaaaaaattaaaaaatgtagtaATATCAAAAGTtcattgattaaaataaaaaaactttccaagttttatttttttgtgacaaaaaagatacgggaattttgtttaaatatcAATAATGTTAAAAATAGTATTGATAATATTTTGCAATTGTTTTACGTAAAATACAACAAATCGTTATGCTAAATTAACGATCAACAACGTAATAGGTATTTACCGTTTTTCATGTAGTAAAGTTTCCGAATAGTGCaatcaaaaatgataaagtATGTTCAAGAttagaaatacctacctacaaagaataaaatttcaagtttagtAGGTGGAACTTGTGTTATAGATAATGCTTAAAATTTTCGGCTtgtgtaattttaattaatgctGCTTGGGAAaaccagtatttttttttgttttttggtgatCGTTTTACTTAGTATAATTTGAATAAAGTACCTAATATGGATTCTTCAAAAGATAATATTACGGAAGTCGATGCACCGGAGCTTAAATTATACAAAAGAAGATGGTTTATGTTGATTTTGTTCATAATTTACTCATTTAATGGATCTCAACAATGGGCACAATTCACCATAATTAATaatctggtcaaaaaatattacgacgTTACAACAACCCAAGTGGAATGGACATCAAATGTGTACTCGGTATCGTACATCATACTGGTCTTTCCTACGTTACCGTTGATCAAATATTTggtatgtaatttaaaaaaataaaaatcacatagATAGGTATACTAGTCTAGTTAAGTACTCATATAAGCTATTGACCTAGCTAGCTGTAGGCTCAGCTACTTAAAATAAGCAATTTCAGACGAAGAAATTGTTGACAGGGTATCAGAAAAACGATGATCTTGGGAGCTTCTGGAATCACAATTGGTAATTGGATCAAGGTACTTTCAGTGGCACCAGATCGTTTTTATATAGCTTTCATAGGACAAACTTTCGCTGTATCTTTTCTAATGCTGGCTTATGGAGTACTGGGGCGTTTAATTTCCATATGGTTTGGAGCGAAGGAAATCTCTACAGCTGGATCGTTATCCATCCTAGGAGATCTAGTAAATAATGATACCTACTTCTTTTACGTTGATAAAAATATATTGTTTCGTTGTGTACCTACCTTCTGATCGTATAATTGTACAGCTTGGTGGAGCCTTTGCTTACATCTTCCCCACTGTTCTGGTCACAGATGGATCTTTGGAACATATTGGTAATGGATTATGGAATATGCACCTTTTTGTGTCTATCGTTTCAACGGTTATACTTGTTTTGGTTTtgttatgtaagtaggtatcgaGTACGTTTATAATTAGATAAATAGGTAATATGTTACGAgcctacatattttgaaatttaatgaaaaaaaacttttgttttcaaagtttttgaggAGAAACCGAAACTGCCCCCGAGTGTAGCGCAAATCAAACTAGcggaagaaaaagaagaaaaactatTGCCTACTTTAGTTAAACTGATGAGAAACCCAGAATTTCTACTGTACATGGTTTCTTTTGGATTGAACTGCTCTACTAATGGAGGACTGTTCACTTGCATGAATGAATTacttgaaatcaattttccggtaagttttattttcttatatgtactttataaggtaggtaggtacctacctactcaaaaaatttgaatccaaGTTCACAGTTTTTCTTGACTCTTGTATcttaaagataaaaaaatttatacctaccattattttatttcaaaatattccctcAAGGAAACTTTTCAATCTggcacccactgattgaaaaaaaaattggtgaacttgcaattttcaaacaagCCAATGTGAATGAATTCTTTCAATTAACTTCCACACGTTACATGCAGACATCAAAGTATTAATTGATGAGACAGAAGCCCAGATGCAAAAAATGCTGGATTGAATATAAACAGAGCAGGACTGAAATACAGAAAGAAAATAAATGCAGGTCAGAGCTGTTAGCCACAAAACAAAAACGTTTCATTCAATTTCGTTTTGTTCTCTGAGCTGAGCCATTTCATTCTCCTGTTTCATTATGTAGGTATCCATAAAAGTGGTTTCTTTCCGCTTTGTTTCGTTTAGTTCCagccaaaaagtgaaaaaagtggGCATATGTTTTGATTAATTTGAGTAttatagtatgtacctaccttctCTCTGCCTTCTCCATTCTctataaaatcaaatcaaattccagaagttttcattttttattaccaaGTAACAAATTAAGGTACAGAACAGAAAAACTTTAGATTAGATATTTTTGGCACAATTCCTCAGCTCTTCAGAATCAGACTCATGAATTATACGTAGTTCTTATAGGTACAAATACTTTGGATGGTAATCGCTATTCTCCATTCTCAATTCTTTCGCAAAGTGAATCATAGTTCTGAATCTGATTCTTTTGCGGTTCTCAATTCCTTGCAATTcctaatacatacctactaatttttttatacttcagaattaacgaataaatttgaaatgaaatgcagGGATGAGGCCCCAAACTGCCgaacaattttttcaggttCTGGGTTCTAGGGCTTGGgcttttaatcaaaaatttatttggtcTCAGGCTTGGATTGTGGCTGGGaaattttgggtttgggttttaGGGCTCAAGCAGAGCTGTGAGACCAAAacaattttgggattgaaaTTGGATTTTGGTTTCGGGATTGATGTAGAGAGAAGATAGGTGGGAACTTAGTCCTCCTGAGAGGATTCAGTTccctaagtacctacctgtcCTGGGTATGCTCGGCTAATTAATACCCTTCATCATCCCTCATACAGATTGTGTGTATGTCACTATTCGTCCGACCAATAAGATAAAAGATGATGAATCACTTTTAACACTTTATTGAGCTTCTCTTAATGAACATACATTTACACACTActaataggtaataggtacctagagcTATAAATACACACACGTTCATGCAGTTCTGCTCAAAGGGCTTGTTGTCCTAACATCCATCCAGAGGAGCGATTACTCTAAGCGACCTGAGACAACTGTGAAGTGGACACTGCAGGCTGTTTCGGTCGTCCGCATCTCACGGAACTAATCCGCTAGATAGcataaagctctttaatacaagtatggaaatagattatgctcttaagaaagtcgtagcattttacgtaagttttacatACTGCGCAcacatcaaatcagctgttcacgtacaacgttgcaccccattggttgctccaccgcCTGatgacaccaacctgccatgcgcagtatgTAAcacataaggtgcaccggggcaagtcagaatgaattttcgcaatttcaactttgaccagctgttactccccttctaatgaacaaatatggatcaaatttattatgtaggttcccataagggttcttaacctatggtaaaaatttgagcgcgattgacgcagtagctttcgctcagtggaataaaatataaactgtcctgacttaccccaattgggggaagtcagaacaggctaaactttgcagaggcgtagatcacaaaccgagcgtcctagaaaaattgcataaaaacaaaattgtagagaatttaattctctttgagatcactctcatcagattttcactaggacgcacggttcgtccgctatatgcgaaaaactaagaaatagaaagtctgtattttagaccaaattcaaaataagttcaaaacaacaacaaaatacaattgaaccaaagacatctaaaatgaaactgaatcgcgaaaatttttatgccgtgatgaagtaggggtagtaccctcaagtcacctttagtggcacttcgccagatataaacctctaggcgctagagcaagttttctaacttaccccgaattccaacttcccccggtgcaccttacataaAATGCTATGcctttcttgagagcataatctatttccatacttgtattaaagagctttagatAGCACTGCACTGGCAGTGTTACCGATGACCGAGGGCATATATTCCCTGCTATAACGAGTACTTTGGGTCCTCATCTACCCTCTacattgaaatttattcatttcaagattggatttgttttgggattcgttcttctaaattttcatttcagtttggGGATTTGTTtcaggattgaaaaaattgtttcagttccGAGATGAATCGGTTtcaggattttcatttcaaccgatttttagcccaaattgaCTAATAGACCCTGCAGGGGTTCTAAAAAATGGAACGTTTTGATATGGGGAATCCGATGGTGTATTTTGTTTAACGTTTTAAATCCAtgttttgattaaatttgttgagtaatttttattataacctgaatgaatgatgatgaaTGATGTAAgatgacaatttatcaaaataaaattgtttcatttcgGGGGTAGTTTTGGGTttaaaattatatcggtttttagatcaagaaaaataacgatttcaGTTTCAGGATAGGTTTTGGGATTTGATTTGAATTAGGATTTAATCGGTTCCAGTTTTGGGATCGTTTCGGACCCACCGCTCTAGGCTCAGggtccagggcttgaatgaagtgttcagaGCTTTCAGggacttttcacttttcagggtttgaaattgcaattttagagaagaataaagtaaaatattatatttgattttctgttgggaaaaaaaaacattttaagggcagattccaaatttttagatatttttttgcctaatttgtAAACAGACTGGCAGAGAACTAGAAATTAAATTGGTCTTATGGGGATTTTATTGAGGTCGTGCTTAATCC
The sequence above is a segment of the Planococcus citri chromosome 3, ihPlaCitr1.1, whole genome shotgun sequence genome. Coding sequences within it:
- the LOC135842117 gene encoding uncharacterized MFS-type transporter C09D4.1-like — encoded protein: MDSSKDNITEVDAPELKLYKRRWFMLILFIIYSFNGSQQWAQFTIINNLVKKYYDVTTTQVEWTSNVYSVSYIILVFPTLPLIKYLGIRKTMILGASGITIGNWIKVLSVAPDRFYIAFIGQTFAVSFLMLAYGVLGRLISIWFGAKEISTAGSLSILGDLLGGAFAYIFPTVLVTDGSLEHIGNGLWNMHLFVSIVSTVILVLVLLFFEEKPKLPPSVAQIKLAEEKEEKLLPTLVKLMRNPEFLLYMVSFGLNCSTNGGLFTCMNELLEINFPGLESHAGTIGSVAILSGVISSLLAGAFLDKTGLFQESANILTSCTSFSLIFFTWSLKSGHIFYVYLAVFFIGFFVFGYYSVGVQLGLELTYPIHEGISTSIIFFFVTILGLLVNVVYSFTIKTYGDVAANILMAVLNVIASVITFLTPIDLKRQRAENEAKEKPKELKEFS